In one window of Sardina pilchardus chromosome 23, fSarPil1.1, whole genome shotgun sequence DNA:
- the LOC134071374 gene encoding uncharacterized protein LOC134071374 — protein sequence MEVKDAPVNGGVSILHTVRDGKHHYEVQTVLKDKKAKKGFFMRRGDTLLKINGLDLQDLSPEMFAEKLSEGSPMLTLHQSSSDQSETVHQTPDALRPVKKEDHIMELCLSTSRELDDCSGDEDLQVEDEDLQEEDEDLQEEDDCLQEDGMLLLVEMVGTSMSVVRGRGCAHGETCQDCGGTDCNLDEVVMTSTKVSLVSRGISDFLHDKQQENIALEGLLPRLFVNCNGNQTRLKDRPAKMTIYYYQSDHLDGPSKGVPVVLNFSGTDKFIQCSRHPDSLEATVNVMPYEKSKLKSISKEDHESLAFVFYMKAQRSRERIFESAHCEGFFIHSKNKGLTASNMDLDDTFYFIIHEATYLSC from the exons ATGGAGGTGAAG GATGCGCCTGTCAACGGTGGTGTGTCCATCCTTCACACAGTCAGGGACGGGAAACATCACTATGAAGTCCAGACCGTCCTTAAGGACAAGAAAGCCAAGAAAGGATTTTTTATGAG GAGAGGAGATACACTTCTGAAGATCAATGGCTTAGACTTGCAAGATTTATCTCCAGAGATGTTTGCGGAGAAGTTGTCTGAGGGCAGTCCCATGCTG ACTCTACACCAGTCAAGCTCTGACCAATCGGAGACGGTTCATCAGACGCCCGATGCCCTCCGTCCAGTCAAGAAGGAAGACCACATCATGGAACTGTGTCTGAGCACATCCAGAGAGCTGGACGACTGCAGTGGCGACGAAGATCTTCAGGTGGAAGATGAAGATCTccaggaggaagatgaagatctCCAGGAGGAAGACGATTGTCTCCAGGAGGACggcatgctgctgctggtggagatGGTGGGCACCAGCATGTCGGTGGTGAGGGGAAGGGGCTGTGCCCATGGGGAGACATGCCAGGACTGTGGGGGCACCGACTGCAACCTTGATGAAGTGGTTATGACGTCCACGAAGGTCTCCTTAG TGTCGAGGGGAATTTCTGATTTTCTACATGATAAACAGCAAGAGAACATTGCTTTGGAGGGTCTTCTGCCCCGTTTGTTTGTCAACTGTAATGGCAATCAGACAAGACTGAAAGATAGACCAG CAAAGATGACGATCTACTACTACCAGTCCGACCACCTGGACGGTCCCTCTAAAGGGGTTCCTGTTGTATTGAACTTCTCCGGGACTGACAAGTTCATCCAATGCTCCAGACATCCAGACAGCCTTGAAGCAACCGTAAATGTAATG CCATACGAAAAGAGCAAACTGAAAAGCATCTCCAAGGAGGACCACGAAAGCTTGGCCTTTGTCTTCTACATGAAAGCACAACGCTCCAGGGAGCGAATCTTCGAGTCTGCACACTGTGAGGGCTTTTTCATTCATTCCAAAAACAAGGGTTTAACGGCAAGTAACATGGACCTGGATGATACCTTCTACTTTATCATCCATG AGGCCACGTATTTGAGTTGTTGA
- the LOC134071375 gene encoding uncharacterized protein LOC134071375, which yields MELQTPVSGGVGILHRVKDGKHHYEVDTVFNENRQFFTRQGDQLLKINDLDMQDLTPREFAELLSSGNPMLRIHHAGVEHPKKAPEKTGDFWSVFKEDTVLTFSMDMAVEPDLQGESDGCDQDELEVGLLVELLGPCVEMVLGRGGGHGESCQDCVVVMSKAARVEAVLPCFKRTKEEQTEAIKNAFTEGKVEDNMFLSYRTTKASLTTTKKKITIYYYRPRPTDEQHKGRPVVLNFTGTKKFLQCSRTDDGVHLSVVECEKDLESICISDQEMAFVFFMKEERSDVRTFESANCEGRFIEATSPRTVDAVDAVDKAASHYFSF from the exons ATGGAGCTGCAG ACACCAGTTAGCGGTGGCGTCGGCATACTTCACAGAGTCAAAGACGGGAAGCATCACTATGAAGTGGACACTGTTTTTAATGAGAACAGACAGTTCTTCACGAG ACAAGGAGATCAGCTCTTGAAGATTAATGACTTGGACATGCAAGATTTAACTCCAAGAGAGTTTGCAGAGCTGTTGTCTTCAGGCAATCCTATGCTG AGAATCCACCATGCTGGGGTGGAGCATCCTAAGAAAGCTCCTGAGAAAACAGGAGACTTCTGGTCTGTGTTTAAGGAGGACACAGTCCTGACCTTCTCCATGGACATGGCCGTGGAGCCAGACTTGCAGGGAGAGAGCGATGGCTGTGACCAGGATGAGCTGGAGGTTGGTCTGCTGGTGGAGCTGTTGGGCCCCTGCGTGGAGATGGTGTTGGGCCGGGGGGGTGGACACGGCGAGAGCTGCCAGGACTGTGTAGTAGTGATGTCCAAGGCTGCCCGGGTTGAAGCTG TCCTGCCCTGTTTTAAAAGAACAAAAGAGGAGCAGACAGAGGCCATCAAGAATGCATTCACTGAGGGGAAAGTGGAAGATAACATGTTTCTAAGTTACAGAACAACCAAGGCCAGTTTGACGACTACAAAAA AAAAGATCACCATTTACTACTACAGGCCCAGGCCAACTGATGAACAACATAAGGGAAGGCCAGTTGTGTTGAACTTCACGGGCACTAAGAAGTTCCTGCAATGCTCCAGAACTGATGATGGTGTACATTTGAGTGTTGTG GAATGTGAGAAGGACTTGGAGTCTATCTGTATCAGCGATCAGGAGATGGCGTTTGTCTTCTtcatgaaagaggagagaagtgatGTGCGAACTTTCGAGTCAGCAAATTGTGAGGGGAGGTTTATTGAGGCCACTTCCCCCAGAACAGTGGACGCAGTGGACGCAGTGGATAAAGCAGCCTCACACTACTTCTCCTTTTAA